The sequence TCAACTTTGCTGAAATCTGGCATACGATCCGGCGTGGTAAATGGATTATTCTGCTGACCACGCTGGTCGTGGCCGGGGTCATTGGGGCCTATACGTACACGCTACCGCCGGTGTATGAGTCCAGCGCGATTGTTTTTGTGGACACGCGCGGCAGTGGCAATGCGCCGGTCAGCGTGGCGGCGTTTACGCCTATTGAGCGCAGGGCCCTTTCCAACGAACTGGGCATCCTGAAAAACTCGGCGGAGCTGGCCACGCGGGTAGCTAAGGCTATTGTGGCCACCGCAGAGACGGCGGGCGCAAAGGAGCGGTTTCCAATTCTGGCGCCTACCGAAGATGGTCGGGAGCCGAGCATCCGAGAGATTGCTTTTCGGCTGCGCGAGCGGGTACGCTTCCGGCCGCTTTCTGACCAGGACATGATCGTCATTACGGCCGAGAGTACGACGCCAGAGGAGGCGGCCGTGATCGCCAACCGCTACGCGGAAGAGTATGAGAAGTATAGCCGGGAGCGCAGCCGTGAAAGTCTGGCGGCCGCGCGGGAGTTTGTCGAAAAGCAGGTTGAGCAGCGCCGTCAGGAGCTGGAAGCGCTGGAGCGCCAGTGGGAAGCGTTTGCGCGTTCGCGCCAGGTGGTGCGTCTGGGCCCCCAGGGGGAACGTCTGGTCGCTGAAGTCGCGCAGCTTGAAGCGCAGCGGGATGCTGCTCGTTTCCAGTTGGAGCAGGAAAAGTCTGCGTTGCAATTCATCGAGCAGGAACTGCAGAAGCTGGAACCTGGCCTGGTCAACGAGCTGGTCAAAAGCCGACAGGTTGCCACGCTGGAGGCGCAGATTGATGCGCTTTCGAAAAAGATTGCTGAGCTGAAAGTGCAGGCGGAGCAGTACTACGTGTTCAATCCGAAATTGCGCGGTAATGAAGAGAAGCTGGGAGACCAGCAGTTGGTCGAGATTGTTCGGCAGATTGATCACTTTGAAAAGCAACGGGAAGCGCTGCAGGCGCAGTTGGTCCAGGAGATGCTGGGACGCAGCGGCCAGACGCCTGCCACAGAGCCTTTGAGCTATGTGGAGCAGCTTCGCGCCCGGCGGATCGAAAAACAACTGGCGATTCAGGAGCTTGAACGCCAGATTGAAGCGTTCAACCAGGAGCTGGCCAAGTATGAAGATCAGCTTGCCCGTCTGCCGCGTCAGCAGATCGAGCTGGAGCAGCTGGAGCGGCGCCGCGCAATGGCCGAGCAGTGGTACACAACGTTTGTGCAGGAGCTCCAGCGCATCATGATTGCTGAGCAATCTGAGCTGGGCTATGTAAAGATCGTCAGCAGCGCGTTTGTCCCGACCGTGCCGGTTCGTCCAAACCGGGCGCAGAACATTGTGCTGGGGATTCTGATTGGTCTGGGACTGGGACTGGGACTGGCCTTCTTGAAACAGGCGATGCATACCCAGCTCGACGATCCCGAGCAGGTGCGGGAGCATGGCTATACGCTGCTGGGCGTGGTCCCTGCGATGGAGCCCTATATTCGGAAGCATTTTCGGGGGCGGAAAGTTGTCGAGGTCGATAATCGACCGCGCAGCACTACGCTCATTACGCTGCTAGATCCCTGGTCGCCCATTGCCGAAAACTTCCGACTGATTCGGACTAATCTGCAACACACGCAGGCCAACAAAGGCCGTGCGACGACGTGGCTGGTAACCAGCCCGGAGATGGGCGACGGCAAGACGGTAGTAGCAGCCAATCTGGCGGTAGCGAGTGCGCACGGAGGGCAGCGTACGTTGCTGATAGATGCGGACCTGCGGCGCCCACGGGCACACGAATTGCTCGGACTGGCCGATCAGCCAGGCCTGGCTGAGCTGTTGCTGGGCAAAATGCGGCCGGATCCTGAAAGCTGGGCTACGGATATCCCCAACCTGTATTTCTTGCCGGCTGGCGTAGTTGACCAGCCACCACCTGAGTTGCTGGGGTCGCCGCGCATGGCGCAGTTGGTGGAGTTTTTGCGCAAGCACTTTGACGTCATCGTGCTGGACTCTCCGCCGGTGCTGGCGGTTACTGACTCGGTGCTGCTGGCGCAACTGGCTGAGGCAACGCTGATGGTGGTCTCGGCAGGGCGCACTGATATTAAAGCGCTGGATATTGCGCGGCAGACGCTCGAGTCGGTTAATGTGTCGATTGCAGGTGTGGTGTTCAACCGCTACCGGGCTGATAAACGCAAAGGTTATGCTTATGGGTATGGCTATGGCCGCCGATACCATAAGAGCTACGGCTACTATGCCCGGGAAGCGGCGACCGGCTAAAGGGGGCGCAGGAGCGGGCAGATCGTTCGGCGTTCCGTCATGCAATGAGAGCCACAGGACCGATGCGCCATAAAACAGGATGGGGGTGGTTACTGCTGAGCTGGGGAATTCTTGGAGTCGCTCAGGCCCAGCCAGTGGGCGGACTGGGCGGGACTTCGTTTGAGTTTGAGTTTTACCGGCCCGGGCGGCCCACCATGATTGTGTACATCTGGGGAGCGGTGGGGCAGCCCGGGATCTGGCGGGTGGAACGGGGGGTAGATCTGATTCCGTTGTTGTCTGCCGCAAAGGTCCCGGGAGTGGGCAGCACGCCTGAAGGCGTCCGCCAGCAATATCTGGTACGCATCTTTCGCGAAGTGGAAGGGGAACGCCGGGAGATTTACCGTGAGCGGCTGGAACGGCTGGTCAGTGGCGGGGCTCGACCCTATCCGCCGCTTCAGGAAGGGGATATTCTCGTAGTTGAGATGCGCCAGCGCAGACGCTTTGGCTGGCGCACAGCTTTTGAAATCACGCGCACCATTGCCCAGATGCTGACGCTCTACCTACTGATTCGACGAGAATTTCGATGATAAAGCAGGTGACGAACGGGCTGCGTCGCCATCTCTGGCGTCAGGAAGAGGGCATGCGCCTGATTTTACAGCAACTCTGGGCGCACCGGCGGCTATTTGTTTTGACGGTAGTGCTGACCGGTCTGGGCGCTGCTTTTGAAGGCGTTGGGCTGGGGTTGCTGGTGCCTTTTCTGGATAGTCTGATGAATCCGGAGGCCAAGGGATTCGCTACGGGATGGGCCTGGATTGATCAGCATCTGCTGCGCGTCGATGCGCCGGTCATGACGCGCCTGTACTGGTTCTCCGGATTGATTCTGCTGGCCATTCTGCTGCGGGGGGGATTGGGCTATGCGGCCCAGCAGTTTAGCATCCGCCTGCAGGAGGCCATTTTGCACCGGCTGCGTTGCCAGATTGTTGACCAGTTGCAGGCTGTTTCGCTGAAGTTCTATGCGCATCGGCGGGCCGGTGATCTGCTGAATGTGCTTACGGCCGAGATCCAGCGGTTGCGCTTTCTGTTTGGCACCTCTAGCGCGATCCTGATCAACGGATTCCTGCTCGTGGTGTACGGCACGGCGATCTTTGCGCTTTCGTGGTCGCTGGCCCTGGTGGCGATCGGGATGACGGCCGGGTTATTTGTGGTCGTGCGCGCGTTGGTTGAGCGTTTGAAACGGGAAGGAAACGCGATTACGCGCACTAATAGCTGGATTGCCTCGCGGGCGCAGGAGCTCATTGCCGGTATCCGCACAGTGCTGACGCACGGCGCGCAGGCGTTCGAATCGGCGCGCTTCAGGCGGGTCAGTCAGGAAGCTGCCGATGTTGTCGTACAGATCAGTCGCAAGCAGGCGCTTATTGGACCCCTTTCGCAGGCGGTTGCTTCGATTGCGCTCATCGGGTTGATCATTGTGGCCGTGCAATATTTCGTGCTGCCAGGTCGCATCAGCATGGCCGTGCTCATTACGTTTCTGTTTGCCTTTTTCCGCATGCTCCCCCTTGTTCAGAACATCAACAACCTGCGCGC comes from Rhodothermus profundi and encodes:
- a CDS encoding GumC family protein, coding for MAHYRHHSLIVARGGQRGGLPPASSETRDEGRINFAEIWHTIRRGKWIILLTTLVVAGVIGAYTYTLPPVYESSAIVFVDTRGSGNAPVSVAAFTPIERRALSNELGILKNSAELATRVAKAIVATAETAGAKERFPILAPTEDGREPSIREIAFRLRERVRFRPLSDQDMIVITAESTTPEEAAVIANRYAEEYEKYSRERSRESLAAAREFVEKQVEQRRQELEALERQWEAFARSRQVVRLGPQGERLVAEVAQLEAQRDAARFQLEQEKSALQFIEQELQKLEPGLVNELVKSRQVATLEAQIDALSKKIAELKVQAEQYYVFNPKLRGNEEKLGDQQLVEIVRQIDHFEKQREALQAQLVQEMLGRSGQTPATEPLSYVEQLRARRIEKQLAIQELERQIEAFNQELAKYEDQLARLPRQQIELEQLERRRAMAEQWYTTFVQELQRIMIAEQSELGYVKIVSSAFVPTVPVRPNRAQNIVLGILIGLGLGLGLAFLKQAMHTQLDDPEQVREHGYTLLGVVPAMEPYIRKHFRGRKVVEVDNRPRSTTLITLLDPWSPIAENFRLIRTNLQHTQANKGRATTWLVTSPEMGDGKTVVAANLAVASAHGGQRTLLIDADLRRPRAHELLGLADQPGLAELLLGKMRPDPESWATDIPNLYFLPAGVVDQPPPELLGSPRMAQLVEFLRKHFDVIVLDSPPVLAVTDSVLLAQLAEATLMVVSAGRTDIKALDIARQTLESVNVSIAGVVFNRYRADKRKGYAYGYGYGRRYHKSYGYYAREAATG
- the hepA gene encoding heterocyst formation ABC transporter subunit HepA; its protein translation is MIKQVTNGLRRHLWRQEEGMRLILQQLWAHRRLFVLTVVLTGLGAAFEGVGLGLLVPFLDSLMNPEAKGFATGWAWIDQHLLRVDAPVMTRLYWFSGLILLAILLRGGLGYAAQQFSIRLQEAILHRLRCQIVDQLQAVSLKFYAHRRAGDLLNVLTAEIQRLRFLFGTSSAILINGFLLVVYGTAIFALSWSLALVAIGMTAGLFVVVRALVERLKREGNAITRTNSWIASRAQELIAGIRTVLTHGAQAFESARFRRVSQEAADVVVQISRKQALIGPLSQAVASIALIGLIIVAVQYFVLPGRISMAVLITFLFAFFRMLPLVQNINNLRAMWAKQRGAVQAVADILRRDDKPYLPDGTIPFEGLREAIELRHVSFGYEPGQRVLHDINLTIRRGQTVAFVGASGAGKSTLADLIVRLYDPDEGQILYDGVDLRQYRIDTIRRRVAVVSQDTFLFHDTIRANIAYGLEDVSEERIRWAAAQANALEFIEQLPEGFDTVVGDRGTRLSGGQRQRIAIARALLRDPDILVLDEATSALDSVSERLVQEALERLMAGRTVIVIAHRLSTIENVDLVVVLEAGRIVEQGTYDELIERKGYLWTYYRLQHQLV